Proteins from a single region of Parasedimentitalea psychrophila:
- a CDS encoding FadR/GntR family transcriptional regulator, whose translation MQENQLLPRLASYVIASAKSKGGKAPSERELADHFAVSRGQVREALAILESMHIIDRRAKSGIYVNPDQSGIETMAFYARAGIPLEPWQIYEAVEVRKIHEIKAAELAAERATEENYDRLREILAASEERISNGLDLAQLDHDFHLEIVRATQNSVFYSICTSFYELSQHRSSFYFQKDDRNQQSHKEHQQIFEALLRRDASLAQALMNSHLRGAMSYWSELLEDKDGDASQ comes from the coding sequence ATGCAGGAAAACCAGCTTCTACCTAGGCTTGCGTCTTATGTCATAGCCTCTGCCAAATCCAAGGGTGGCAAGGCGCCATCGGAACGGGAGCTGGCCGATCATTTTGCAGTCAGCCGCGGCCAGGTCCGGGAAGCCCTGGCGATTTTGGAGTCTATGCATATCATTGATCGTCGGGCCAAATCGGGCATTTACGTCAACCCTGATCAATCTGGCATCGAAACCATGGCGTTTTACGCCCGCGCTGGAATTCCCTTGGAACCCTGGCAGATTTACGAAGCCGTTGAAGTGCGTAAGATCCATGAGATCAAAGCCGCGGAACTGGCGGCGGAGCGCGCAACCGAGGAAAACTATGACCGGCTGCGCGAAATCCTGGCCGCATCAGAAGAGCGTATTTCAAACGGCTTGGACTTGGCTCAGCTCGATCACGATTTCCACCTGGAGATCGTTCGCGCTACGCAAAACTCGGTATTCTACTCGATTTGTACGTCCTTTTATGAGTTGAGTCAGCATCGTTCTTCTTTCTACTTTCAAAAAGACGACAGGAACCAGCAGTCCCACAAAGAGCACCAGCAGATTTTCGAAGCCCTTTTGCGCCGGGATGCCTCGCTTGCGCAGGCGCTGATGAATTCACACCTACGGGGCGCTATGAGTTATTGGTCCGAACTCTTGGAAGACAAAGACGGGGACGCGTCCCAGTAA